One Solea senegalensis isolate Sse05_10M linkage group LG13, IFAPA_SoseM_1, whole genome shotgun sequence DNA segment encodes these proteins:
- the pou2f3 gene encoding POU domain, class 2, transcription factor 3 isoform X3 produces the protein MSADSVEQSEAAAEQAEQNSINFSRQIKTENINDSPHLTSTLKTCHLTQSSAVPVGQMPGELTSLHTMQQLVLMPPSHLPAPSSFLLSQSPTGHQAVLQQNLLSLPSHSPSGLLQHQPGLALTPQAMSRSGLAGPSMETHMDMSHLQMPKHMSVPSQEEPSDLEELEQFAKAFKQRRIKLGFTQGDVGLAMGKLYGNDFSQTTISRFEALNLSFKNMCKLKPLLEKWLSDAENSPSDSMSNSSSLPPLMEGYGRKRKKRTSIETNIKLTLEKRFLDNPKPNSEEITLISEQLSMEKEVVRVWFCNRRQKEKRIYSPVTSLPVKSHHFNSRMAPASRSYSPLTSGGVSSNSSPNSVSREASPNSLSNVSVSLMSQANPTSYNTPSSWYRTWNPAAYHH, from the exons AGCAAAACAGCATCAACTTCAGTCGACAA ataaaGACAGAGAACATCAACGATTCACCTCATTTAACCTCCACACTGAAGACATGTCACCTGACTCAGAGCTCTGCAGTGCCTGTAGGTCAGATGCCTGGG gagTTGACCTCGCTCCACACGATGCAGCAGCTGGTTCTGATGCCACCGTCTCACCTGCCGGCTCCCTCCTCGTTCCTGCTCTCACAGAGTCCCACCGGACACCAAG ctgtcCTGCAGCAgaaccttctctctctccccagccACAGTCCAAGTGGTCTTCTCCAGCATCAGCCTGGCCTGGCTCTGACTCCACAG GCCATGAGCCGCTCAGGTCTGGCAGGACCGTCCATGGAGACGCACATGGACATGTCTCACCTGCAGATGCCCAAACACATGTCAGTGCCGTCACAGGAGGAGCCCAGCGACCTGGAGGAGCTGGAACAGTTCGCTAAAGCATTCAAACAGAGACGCATCAAACTGGGCTTCACTCAG GGAGACGTGGGCCTTGCCATGGGGAAACTGTACGGGAACGACTTCAGCCAGACGACCATCTCTCGCTTTGAGGCTCTCAACCTCAGCTTCAAGAACATGTGCAAGCTCAAGCCTCTGCTGGAGAAATGGCTGAGTGACGCAG AGAACTCGCCGTCCGACTCGATGAGTAACTCGTCCTCTCTGCCGCCGCTGATGGAGGGATACGGCCgcaagaggaaaaagaggacgAGCATCGAAACCAACATCAAGCTGACGCTGGAGAAACGCTTCCTCGAC AACCCAAAGCCAAACTCTGAGGAGATCACGCTGATCTCTGAGCAGCTGTCCATGGAGAAAGAGGTGGTTCGGGTTTGGTTCTGTAATCGGCgtcagaaggagaagaggatcTACTCCCCAGTGACCAGTTTACCCGTCAAGTCACATCACTTTAACTCCAGGATG GCACCAGCCTCCAGATCCTACAGCCCTCTGACTTCAGGCGGAG TTTCGTCAAACTCGTCCCCGAACAGCGTGAGCCGTGAAGCGTCTCCTAACAGTCTGTCcaatgtctctgtgtctctgatgtctcAGGCTAATCCCACTTCCTACAACACACCCAG CTCCTGGTACCGCACTTGGAATCCTGCTGCATATCATCACTGA
- the pou2f3 gene encoding POU domain, class 2, transcription factor 3 isoform X2 gives MSADSVEQSEAAAEQAGHCGVGEKYCSEGTYCIRAYSLMKATMAEAFEQNSINFSRQIKTENINDSPHLTSTLKTCHLTQSSAVPELTSLHTMQQLVLMPPSHLPAPSSFLLSQSPTGHQAVLQQNLLSLPSHSPSGLLQHQPGLALTPQAMSRSGLAGPSMETHMDMSHLQMPKHMSVPSQEEPSDLEELEQFAKAFKQRRIKLGFTQGDVGLAMGKLYGNDFSQTTISRFEALNLSFKNMCKLKPLLEKWLSDAENSPSDSMSNSSSLPPLMEGYGRKRKKRTSIETNIKLTLEKRFLDNPKPNSEEITLISEQLSMEKEVVRVWFCNRRQKEKRIYSPVTSLPVKSHHFNSRMAPASRSYSPLTSGGVSSNSSPNSVSREASPNSLSNVSVSLMSQANPTSYNTPSSWYRTWNPAAYHH, from the exons GTCACTGCGGTGTTGGAGAGAAGTACTGCTCAGAAGGCACGTACTGTATTAGAGCCTATTCTCTCATGAAGGCAACAATGGCTGAAGCATTTG AGCAAAACAGCATCAACTTCAGTCGACAA ataaaGACAGAGAACATCAACGATTCACCTCATTTAACCTCCACACTGAAGACATGTCACCTGACTCAGAGCTCTGCAGTGCCT gagTTGACCTCGCTCCACACGATGCAGCAGCTGGTTCTGATGCCACCGTCTCACCTGCCGGCTCCCTCCTCGTTCCTGCTCTCACAGAGTCCCACCGGACACCAAG ctgtcCTGCAGCAgaaccttctctctctccccagccACAGTCCAAGTGGTCTTCTCCAGCATCAGCCTGGCCTGGCTCTGACTCCACAG GCCATGAGCCGCTCAGGTCTGGCAGGACCGTCCATGGAGACGCACATGGACATGTCTCACCTGCAGATGCCCAAACACATGTCAGTGCCGTCACAGGAGGAGCCCAGCGACCTGGAGGAGCTGGAACAGTTCGCTAAAGCATTCAAACAGAGACGCATCAAACTGGGCTTCACTCAG GGAGACGTGGGCCTTGCCATGGGGAAACTGTACGGGAACGACTTCAGCCAGACGACCATCTCTCGCTTTGAGGCTCTCAACCTCAGCTTCAAGAACATGTGCAAGCTCAAGCCTCTGCTGGAGAAATGGCTGAGTGACGCAG AGAACTCGCCGTCCGACTCGATGAGTAACTCGTCCTCTCTGCCGCCGCTGATGGAGGGATACGGCCgcaagaggaaaaagaggacgAGCATCGAAACCAACATCAAGCTGACGCTGGAGAAACGCTTCCTCGAC AACCCAAAGCCAAACTCTGAGGAGATCACGCTGATCTCTGAGCAGCTGTCCATGGAGAAAGAGGTGGTTCGGGTTTGGTTCTGTAATCGGCgtcagaaggagaagaggatcTACTCCCCAGTGACCAGTTTACCCGTCAAGTCACATCACTTTAACTCCAGGATG GCACCAGCCTCCAGATCCTACAGCCCTCTGACTTCAGGCGGAG TTTCGTCAAACTCGTCCCCGAACAGCGTGAGCCGTGAAGCGTCTCCTAACAGTCTGTCcaatgtctctgtgtctctgatgtctcAGGCTAATCCCACTTCCTACAACACACCCAG CTCCTGGTACCGCACTTGGAATCCTGCTGCATATCATCACTGA
- the pou2f3 gene encoding POU domain, class 2, transcription factor 3 isoform X1 → MSADSVEQSEAAAEQAGHCGVGEKYCSEGTYCIRAYSLMKATMAEAFEQNSINFSRQIKTENINDSPHLTSTLKTCHLTQSSAVPVGQMPGELTSLHTMQQLVLMPPSHLPAPSSFLLSQSPTGHQAVLQQNLLSLPSHSPSGLLQHQPGLALTPQAMSRSGLAGPSMETHMDMSHLQMPKHMSVPSQEEPSDLEELEQFAKAFKQRRIKLGFTQGDVGLAMGKLYGNDFSQTTISRFEALNLSFKNMCKLKPLLEKWLSDAENSPSDSMSNSSSLPPLMEGYGRKRKKRTSIETNIKLTLEKRFLDNPKPNSEEITLISEQLSMEKEVVRVWFCNRRQKEKRIYSPVTSLPVKSHHFNSRMAPASRSYSPLTSGGVSSNSSPNSVSREASPNSLSNVSVSLMSQANPTSYNTPSSWYRTWNPAAYHH, encoded by the exons GTCACTGCGGTGTTGGAGAGAAGTACTGCTCAGAAGGCACGTACTGTATTAGAGCCTATTCTCTCATGAAGGCAACAATGGCTGAAGCATTTG AGCAAAACAGCATCAACTTCAGTCGACAA ataaaGACAGAGAACATCAACGATTCACCTCATTTAACCTCCACACTGAAGACATGTCACCTGACTCAGAGCTCTGCAGTGCCTGTAGGTCAGATGCCTGGG gagTTGACCTCGCTCCACACGATGCAGCAGCTGGTTCTGATGCCACCGTCTCACCTGCCGGCTCCCTCCTCGTTCCTGCTCTCACAGAGTCCCACCGGACACCAAG ctgtcCTGCAGCAgaaccttctctctctccccagccACAGTCCAAGTGGTCTTCTCCAGCATCAGCCTGGCCTGGCTCTGACTCCACAG GCCATGAGCCGCTCAGGTCTGGCAGGACCGTCCATGGAGACGCACATGGACATGTCTCACCTGCAGATGCCCAAACACATGTCAGTGCCGTCACAGGAGGAGCCCAGCGACCTGGAGGAGCTGGAACAGTTCGCTAAAGCATTCAAACAGAGACGCATCAAACTGGGCTTCACTCAG GGAGACGTGGGCCTTGCCATGGGGAAACTGTACGGGAACGACTTCAGCCAGACGACCATCTCTCGCTTTGAGGCTCTCAACCTCAGCTTCAAGAACATGTGCAAGCTCAAGCCTCTGCTGGAGAAATGGCTGAGTGACGCAG AGAACTCGCCGTCCGACTCGATGAGTAACTCGTCCTCTCTGCCGCCGCTGATGGAGGGATACGGCCgcaagaggaaaaagaggacgAGCATCGAAACCAACATCAAGCTGACGCTGGAGAAACGCTTCCTCGAC AACCCAAAGCCAAACTCTGAGGAGATCACGCTGATCTCTGAGCAGCTGTCCATGGAGAAAGAGGTGGTTCGGGTTTGGTTCTGTAATCGGCgtcagaaggagaagaggatcTACTCCCCAGTGACCAGTTTACCCGTCAAGTCACATCACTTTAACTCCAGGATG GCACCAGCCTCCAGATCCTACAGCCCTCTGACTTCAGGCGGAG TTTCGTCAAACTCGTCCCCGAACAGCGTGAGCCGTGAAGCGTCTCCTAACAGTCTGTCcaatgtctctgtgtctctgatgtctcAGGCTAATCCCACTTCCTACAACACACCCAG CTCCTGGTACCGCACTTGGAATCCTGCTGCATATCATCACTGA